One Helicoverpa zea isolate HzStark_Cry1AcR chromosome 11, ilHelZeax1.1, whole genome shotgun sequence genomic window carries:
- the LOC124634406 gene encoding synaptic vesicle glycoprotein 2B-like codes for MEEHGESKERVQRAPFETALHHAGYGCFQWLLLMSCGAIYAVCALSTTTLSFVLPAAEYDFHLSSSDKGRLTATPLIGMCVGSYFWGNLADARGRKKAIIGALLLDALAAFLSSVVQSFPAFLACRFFSGFGIIGATGLIFPYFGDFLSLRHRDVMLCRLEVFWTFGTILLPGIAFLIIPDSRFNLTAVGADFQYTSWRVFVAACGIPSLLVVLLLIPFPESPRYLLYANRAEQALQVLQRIFVVNTKLSEKDFPVESMISAYEGEEEEVVSADNNGNETKAPLTWAQRWDAFWVRKKMLVMPPYIGLLVLCCFVDFGLMFSYYTLMMWFPDLFERFSQFSSLYPDVSAGVCEVSLALANDTAELTGKLQTLDDRVYIHTLVVALSCVPTALWVGLTINVVGKKLMLVMMLISSGLAALGLNLVRSSLENLILSCVFEAIVSCTEAVLFCVICEIFPTKVAATAMAVTVMCGRIGAIVGNVVFGALVDEHCVVPIYMFGTLLITSGLLCIILPKSTRPERPT; via the exons GTTACGGCTGCTTCCAATGGCTGCTGCTGATGTCATGTGGCGCCATCTACGCGGTGTGCGCGCTCAGCACCACCACGCTCAGCTTCGTGCTGCCGGCTGCCGAGTACGACTTCCACCTGTCCTCCAGTGACAAGGGCAGGCTTACTGCTACGCCTCTTATTG GTATGTGCGTAGGATCTTACTTCTGGGGCAACCTGGCAGACGCGAGGGGGCGTAAGAAGGCCATCATCGGAGCGCTTCTGCTGGATGCACTGGCTGCTTTCCTCTCCAGCGTGGTGCAGTCATTCCCTGCGTTCTTAGCCTGCAG GTTCTTCTCCGGGTTCGGCATCATCGGAGCCACAGGGCTGATCTTCCCTTACTTCGGAGACTTCTTGTCTCTCAGGCACCGGGATGTCATGCTGTGCAGGCTTGAGGTCTTCTGGACTTTTGGCACTATTTTGTTGCCAG GTATCGCATTCCTCATCATCCCAGACTCCAGGTTCAACCTGACAGCAGTCGGAGCTGACTTCCAGTACACCTCATGGCGAGTCTTCGTGGCAGCCTGTGGTATCCCCAGCCTGTTGGTGGTGCTGCTCCTCATACCGTTCCCGGAGAGTCCAAGATACCTGCTGTATGCGAACAGAGCGGAGCAGGCCTTGCAAGTGCTGCAGAGGATATTTGTGGTCAATACTAAGCTTAGTGAGAAGGACTTTCCT GTAGAATCAATGATAAGTGCCTACGAAGGTGAGGAGGAGGAGGTGGTGTCAGCAGACAACAACGGGAATGAGACGAAGGCGCCGCTCACGTGGGCACAGCGCTGGGATGCCTTCTGGGTCAGAAAGAAGATGCTGGTCATGCCTCCTTATATTGGCCTGCTGGTGCTGTGCTGCTTCGTGGACTTTGGACTTATGTTCAG CTACTACACACTGATGATGTGGTTCCCGGACCTGTTCGAGCGGTTCAGCCAGTTCTCGTCTCTGTACCCTGACGTGTCTGCCGGCGTATGCGAGGTGTCACTAGCCTTGGCTAATGATACTGCTGAGTTGACT GGCAAGTTACAGACACTAGATGACAGAGTCTACATCCATACTCTGGTAGTAGCGTTAAGTTGCGTGCCCACTGCTCTGTGGGTCGGTCTCACCATCAACGTAGTCGGCAAGAAGCTTATGTTAG TGATGATGTTGATCAGCTCCGGGCTGGCAGCGCTAGGACTGAACCTGGTGCGCTCCTCGCTGGAGAACCTCATCCTGTCGTGTGTGTTCGAAGCCATCGTCAGCTGCACTGAGGCAGTGCTGTTCTGTGTCATCTGCGAGATATTCCCTACTAAAGTCGC TGCCACAGCTATGGCGGTTACAGTGATGTGTGGCCGGATAGGGGCTATAGTGGGCAACGTGGTCTTCGGAGCCCTGGTAGACGAGCACTGCGTGGTGCCCATATATATGTTCGGAACATTGCTTATAA